From the Halobellus litoreus genome, the window GAACACGTCGACGAGTTCGTCGTGCCGCTGTACGACACCGCCTACGCGACGACCTACTGGCTGGAGACCATCGCGAAGGGGTTCGAGAGCCTGCTCGATCCGCTCAGGACGCCCTTTTCGGTCGAGCTGTACGCCGTGGACGTCGACCTCGACGATCTGGTCGGGGCGACGGCCGTCGCGGAAACGTACGCGAAGGACGTGTACTTCGGCTACGACGCCTCGAACGCGGCCGCGGCGATCCGCCGGAAGGGAGCCGAGGAGCGAACCGGCGTCACGCACCGACCCGACAGCGGGACGCAGTGACGGAGGCGAGGGAGCGCCCGTCAGATCGCGCCGGCGAGGTACGCGACGACTACCATTCCGACGACGAACACGAGCGCAGCGAACACGAACAGTCCGGCGACGAGGCGGCGTTGTTCCGGGGTCGGCTCGGCCATATCCGGAGCTACGGATCGGGTTCGTAAATACTCGCTGGCGACCGATCGAGGCGACACTGAGACTCGGTGACAGTAGTCATCCGGACGGGTCGCGGAGGGCCGCGAAGGCGTCGCCCGCGAGCCCCGGGCCCTCCGGAACGTGTATCCGACCGTCTTCTACGGGGGCCGGGTCGGGCGCGAGGTCGTCCGCGAGCATCGATCCCGTCGCGAGGCCACAGGCGGTCCTGTCGGGGAGCGCCGCGGCGACGTGCACCGCACCCGCGCGTGCCACGACGGCGTCTATCGTAGTCGTGACGACGCTCTTCACGCCGCGCTGGGAGGCCCGACGTGCCACGTCGAGCGTCCGGATCGGACCGCCGAGCGCCATCGGCTTGCAGACGACCACGTCGGCCGCGTCGGCGTCGAAGATCCGCTCCGGCCCGAGCGCCGCTACCGACTCGTCGAGCGCGATTTCGACGCCGCGCCCTCGGAGGTCGGCGTGCGCTTCGACTTCGGACGCTCCGAGCGGCTGTTCCACGTAGGCGAAGTCCAGGTCGGCGGCGACGTCGATCAGTCGGATCGCCGTCCCCACGTCCCACGCGCCGTTGGCGTCCGCCCGGAGCTCGACGCCGTCGCCGGCGGCGTCGCGAACCGCCCGGAGGCGCGCCTCGTCGACGTCCGGGTCGCGCGCGCCGACTTTCACCTTGATCGCGCCGAACCCCTCGTCGACCGCCTCTCGGGTCGCTTCGGCGGTCGCGTCCACCGATCCGTCGCCGACAGTCGCGTTCACCGGGACGGTTTCGGGGGGATCGCGATCGGCGAGAAACGCCGCCAGCGACTCGTCGACCGCGCGGGCCGCCGCGTCGGCGACCGCGAGTTCGACGCCGTGGCGGGCGGCCGGGTGGGACGGACGCCCCGCGTCGTCGAGTTCCCCGAGGATCGATTCGGGACGCCGGCCGGCGGCGAGTGCGGCGACGCAGTCCTCGTGTGATTCGGTCCACCCCGGCAGCGGCGTCGCTTCCCCGAGGCCGACGACGCCCCCGCGCTCGACGCGAACGAGAAACCCGTCCCGGCGACTGATCGCCCCGGCAGCGGTCGAGAGCGGCGACCGGAGATCGAGCGAGAACGGTTCGTACTGCATCACAGCGGCAGCGTCGTGAACGACAGTCCGACGGCGAACAGGACGGCGTAGGCGGCGAGCAGTCGCCCGGTCCGTTCCAGCGTCGGATTGAGTACCTTCCCCTCCGTCTCTTCGAGTACCGTTCGCGTGATGCCGACGGCGTACGGGAGCGTGAGATACGGGAGTGCGACCGCGGCGGTGAATCCGGGCTGACGAACGAACCACAGGGGCACGGCGTACGCCAGAAGCAACATCGAGAGGAACTCCGCGCGGGCGAACCCGTAGCCGAACCGGACGGCGAGCGTCCGCTTGCCGGTGGTGGCGTCCTCTTCCTTGTCACGGACGTTGTTGACGACGAGGATGTCCGTCGACAGCGCCGCGACGGGAAGCGCCGCGACGAGGACGGCGAGCGGGAGCGTCTCCGGCGGGATGCCGACCGGGAACGGGGCCGCGAGCACCGCCGCGGCTTGGACGTAGTAGGTCCCGGCGACGGCGACGAGACCGAAGAACACGAAGACGAACAGGTCGCCGAGACCGTGGTAACCGAGCGGGTAGGGGCCGCCGGTGTAGGCGATGCCGGAGGCGACCGAGAGGAGTCCGATCACGAGGATCGGCACGCCGCCGACGTAGACCAGATAGGTGCCCAAGAGAATCGACGCGGCGAAGGTGAGATACATCGCGCGCTTGACCGTCTCGGGGTCGATCAACCCCCCGGCCGTGACGCGGGTGAACCCCTCACGTTCCTCCGTGTCCGCGCCCTTGACGTGATCGTAGTAATCGTTGGCGAAGTTGGTGCCGATCTGTATGAGGCCGGCACCGACCAGCGCCGCAAGGGCTGGCAAGACGGCAAAGACGCCGTCGTGAACGGCGATTCCGGTGCCGACGACGACCGGTGAGGCGGCCGCCGGCAGCGTCTGCGGGCGGGCCGCCATCACCCACGCTTGGCGTTTCGTGACCTCCTGCGTACTCATTATCTCTCTGTCCGAACGGCGAGGGTGTGAAGTTTGTCCTTCCACCTTTTTCCACGGAGGGGTCCTGCGGACCCCTCCGCGCAAAAACCTGTCTTGCTGAGCGAAGCGAAGCAAGGCTCGTGAGACGCAAAGCGTCTCACGGTGGAGGGAAAAAGGCCGCTCGCTCGGCCTCCGGCCTCGCTCGCGGTGGAATATACTAGAAACCGAGGTGAGACGAGTGTTCGAGGCTGTTGGTTCACGAAGGCGATGAAGTACCCAGGAGAGACCGTGCATATCGAGCACCGAGTTCGTGATTAAAAACTTATAGTATCAACTCGGAACAGGTAGCGTAGATGTTTGACCGGATCCGCGAAATGGTCGCCACTGAGGACAGCACCAAGGGCTACGAAATAAACCCCCAAGAGGTGATTACCACGTTCGAGAGGTTCCTTGAGAGAGAGGGGGTGACAGTGAACCAGAATAGACCAGATGTTATGGACGAGTTCGCTGAAATAGTTTATAGATATGACAATATTGGTTCTGAACTACAACACGCTCGGGAGAACATAGGGGACGAGAATGGGATCTCGTTGCTTGATCAGATGGACAATGATCAGTTTGACCGGTGGCAGAAAAACCACGAGCAGACCATCGAAGAGATCGAATCACTAAACGAGGATGTAATAGAACTACTGAACAAGGTTGATGTTGATGAGTCACGGCTCGACGAATCAGGTCGATTTTCTGAAGTGACTGCGTTTATCCAACGAGTGAATGATGCGTATCTGGTATTCAGCGACACCTCCGACACGTAGAATACCACAAGGGGAGAACCTGCGGGATTTCCGTAATCGTATCCCTGTATCGTTCGTCTGATACTCTGTTATCCGACCAATCTGTTTATCTCTATTTCATCAATGTATCCTAATGGTTAGATGCAGAGTCCCGCCATCAGGTTTCCAAAGATCTTGATTAGATAATCCGTCCGCCGTCTCAATAGATACTTCGTGAGTTCTCCGATGATTCCCTACACGTTCATATCTGGTCCGTTCATCCGTAGATAACTCGAACTCTTCTTGGAACACTTCAGCTCCTGAGCTTCTATCAGTAATTTCGACCGTTCCGTTTACAGTCTCATCAGATGCGTTGTTTAACAAGACATCATATCCGAGTAGCGGGCTACACAACCGGATACGCCAACAAGAGACAGGAGGCCGACTTGCGAGAGGAGATATCGTCGATTTATCCTCATCGATAAAAATGCAGACTAATTGTAAGTGTCTTCTCCTGTACTGAGCGTTTCACAGAATATGACTGGATTTGTGTCTCACTGACTTGTCCCGCGAGGGGAGCGCAAGCGAGCCTCGCGGCATTTTTCCCTCCAGGTTTTTGCGCGGTGGGTTCCCGCAGCGAGCGCAGCGAGCGAGGAAACCCACCGCGTCAAAAAGGTGGGTTAGTAGTGCCAGGGATAGCCCGAAAAGTCCGGATCCCGCTTTTCGAGGAACGCGTCCCGCCCCTCCTGGGCCTCCTCGGTCATATACGCCAGGCGCGTCGCCTCCCCGGAGAAGATCTGCTGGCCGACGAGCCCGTCGTCGGTCAGGTTGAACGCGTACTTGAGCATTCGTATCGCGGTAGGCGATTTATCGGTCATCTCGGCCGCCCATTCCAGTGCGACCTCCTCTAGTTCCTCGTGGGGAATCGCCTCGTTCGCCATCCCCATCTCGACGGCCTCCTCCGCGGAGTAGGTCTTGCCGCGGAAGAACACCTCCCGAGCCTTCTTCTGGCCGACCTGCTTCGCGAGGTACGCCGAACCGAAGCCGCCGTCGAACGACGCCACGTCGGGATCGGTCTGCAGGAACTTCGCGTGCTCTGCCGAGGCGAGCGTCAGATCACAGATGACGTGCAGCGAGTGTCCGCCGCCGACCGCCCACCCCGGGACGACGGCGACGACGGGCTTGGGCATAAACCGGATGAGGCGCTGCACCTCCAGGATGTGGAGCCGACCCGCTTTCGCCTCGCGGACGAGCGGGTCGTCGGCCTCGTCGGCCTCGTCGTCGTCGCGGTACTCGTATCCCGACTCGCCCCGGACGGACTGGTCACCGCCGGCGCAGAACGCCCACCCGCCGTCCTTCGACGATGGGCCGTTGCCGGTCAGGAGCACGCACCCGACGTCGGCGCGCTTCCGGGCGTCGTCGAGGGCGGCGTAGAGTTCGTCGACGGTGCCGGGTCGGAACGCGTTTCGCTTCTCGGGCCGATCGAAGGCGATCCGAACCGCGCTCTCGTCGACCGCCCGGTGGTACGTGATGTCGTCGAAGGCGTCGGCACCCGCTATCTGCTCCCAGCGCGCGTCGTCGAAGAGTTCCGAGACCATACCGAGAGAGCGCCCGGAGTCCGCAAAAAGATTCGTTTCGGGTCCGCGGCCGGGGGCGGTCGCTCACGTCGTCTCGTCGAGCACCCGCTCGACCGCCCGCTGGCGCAGGTCTTCGCGAACCTCGTGGCTCGACTCCGCGTCGGTCACGACCTCGACGACGTGGGAGCCGTCGCGACGCGTCGCCTCGGCGTACGCCTCGCGGAACCCCTCTCGATCCTCGCCCTCCACGCGCGCGAACGAGAGGTCGTAGAGGTCCTCCGTCGGCCCGAAGTCGAGGCCGTGCGGCGTCACGAACTGCGGGGTGAACGGCGGGTCGTACGCCTCGATCGGGAGCATATGGAAGATGCCGCCGCCGTCGTTGTTGACGAGGACGACCGTCGCCTCGACGTCGCAGCGGCCGAGCGCGAGCAGCCCGTTCATATCGTGGTAATAGGCCAGATCGCCCGTAACGAGCGTTAGATCGTCTGTGGTCGCCGAACCGGCCCCGAGGGCGGTCGAGACGATGCCGTCGATGCCGGAGGCGCCGCGATTGCCGAGCGGGGTCAGCGACCCCGTCGTCGGTGCGCCGAACCGGTCCAGGTCGCGGACGGGCATCGAGTTCGAGACGAAGACGGTGGCGGGGTCCGGCGCGAGGTCGACGACGTCGGCGAGGATTCGGCCCTCGCAGAACGCGTCCTCCGCATCGAGGACCGCCGCGTGTGCCGCTTCGGCGCCGGTCCAGCGCTCGCGCCATGCGTCGCTGCCGGGGCCGGCGAGCAGCCGGGAAAGGCGACCCAGCAGGCGCGACGGATCCGCGACGATCAGATCCGTCGCGGTGAATTCCGCCTCGCGCCACCCGGCGGCCGGGTCGACGACGTACTGGCGAGCGTCGACGGCCGCGAGGTACTTGCGGAGCGGTTTCGACGTCGGCGACGCGCCGACGCGAACCACGACGTCCGGGTCCGGCCACGCCTCGCGGACGCGCTCGCCGAGGAAGCCGTCGTATCCGCCGATCACCGGGGTCGTGCGAACCAGCCCGCCGTACCTGACACCCGAGAGCGGGTCTGCCAGGACGGGAAAGCCACTCGCGTGAGCGAACGCCGCGACGGCCTCGGAATCGAGTCCGGGCGCGTCCGCGGGTCCGGCGACGAGCAGCCCGCGCGGTTCCGAGAGCTCCGACGCGAGTTCCCGCAGCGCGTCGTCGTCGAGTTCGGGGACCCCCGCGGCCGCGTCGACGAACGGTCCGTCCCGGCCCTCGATGGCGGGAGCCGGGAGGTCCGCGGGCACGTCGCCCTCCACGGGCGTGGGCTCCAGCGGTTTCCGGAACGGGAAATTCAAGTGCACCGGCCCGGCCGGGGTGCCGGTCGCCTTGGCCACCGCGCGGGCCGCCGTCGTCCGGAGCGAGCGGAGCTTCCGCGGCGTCGCCTCCGGTTCGGCGACGTCTCGATACCATCGGACCGCGTCGCCGTAGAGCTTCTCCTGGTCGATCGTCTGGTTCGCGCCCGAGTCCCGGATCTCGGGCGGGCGATCCGCAGTCAGGAGCAGCAGCGGCACGCGGGACTGCGAGGCCTCGATGACTGCCGGGTGGTAGTTCGCGGCGGCCGTCCCCGACGTGCACACCAGCGGCGTCACCTCTCCCGTCCGTCGGGCGCGGCCGAGCGCGAAGTACGCCGAGGAGCGCTCGTCGAGGTGCGAAAAGACGTGGACGTCCTCGTGTCGGTCGAAGGCGACGGTCAGCGGTGTCGAGCGACTCCCCGGAGAGAGACAGACGGCGTCGACGCCGGCGGCGACGAGTTCGTCGACGAGCACGCGGGCCCAGAGCGCGTTGCGGTTGGGGTCGCGGTTTCGGTCGGGCCCGTCGCCAGAATTCCGTCCGGTCATCGTCGGCCTGCCCGTGCGGGGTCGGTAGATATCCTGCCTCGTCCGCGGTCGGTCATCGTTCCTCCCGCTCCAGTTCGTCCAGTATCGGCCGGTACTTCAACTGCACTTCGTCCCACTCTCGGTCCGGGTCGGAGTCGGCGACGATGCCGACGCCCGCGAACAGCGTCGCGGTGTCGCCGCGGACCACCGCCGAGCGGAGCGCGACGGCGAACGTCCCGTATCCCGCGGCGTCGATCCAGCCGACCGGCGCGGCGTACCAGCCGCGGTCGAACGGCTCCGTGTCCCGGATCGTCTCCAGGGCTCGTTCCGGCGGAAGCCCCCCGACCGCGGGCGTCGGGTGCAGCGCCTCGACCAGCGAGAGGACGTGCTCGTCGCGGTCCAGCGTCGCCGTGATCGGCGTCCAGAGGTGCTGGACGGTCGCGAGGCGTTTGATCCGGCGGGACCCGGCGCTGACGGTGCCCGCGAACGGCGAGAGCTGTTCCTCGATCGTCTCGGCGACGAGGTCGTGCTCGTGGGCGTTCTTCTCGTCCCGCGCGAGTTCCTGTGCGAGCCACTCGTCTTCGGCCGGCGTCTCGCCGCGGCCCGTCGTCCCCGCGAGCGCGTCGGTCTCGACGGTCCGGCCGCGAAGCGAGACGAGTCGCTCGGGAGTCGCTCCGAAGAACGAGGGTTGCGGACGCGACTCCGAGGGCTCGGGTTCGACCAGGAACCGGTAGCACTCCGGATAGGCCCGGCCGAGGCGGCTGAGAACGTCCGGGAGCGAGAGCCGCCCCGCCAGGTCGACGTCGAGCGCCTGCGCGAGGACGACCTTCCGGAGGTCGCCCGATCGGATGCGCGAGACGACGGCCTCGACGCCCGAACGCCACTCGGACCGCGGGGTGGTACGTCGCCGGTCGGTGACACCGGGCGGATCGACCGACGGGTCCGGGTCGGCGAGGGTGGCGATCCGGTCCCGCTCTCGGTCGAGTCGGGATTCGACGGTCTCGGGGTCGACGTCTCTCCCCACCGCGTTCACCGTCAGCCACGCGTCGTCGTCGGTCCAGGTGACCTGTACGCGCGGGAAGACGAACCTCGCGCCGGGGAAATCCTCCCACGGGGACCCCGACGCGCTGTCGCCGTGGAAGGCGAACCCGCCGAACAGCCTGGGTCGGGCGGCCTCCGTCCCGGCGTGGACGTCGCCGGAGGCGAAGAGCGATTCCGACGCCTCGCGGATCGAGGCGAAGCGATCCGATCCGTCCGCGGTGAGCGTCGCCGCCGCACCGCTGCCGACGACGGTCGCCTCTCCCGGAGCGCTCCAGACGGTTCGGGGGGCGTCGGCATCACGCAGAACGGCGCGGAACGACGGCGTCGCGATGGGGACCGAGCGGCTGACGAGTGTAGTCTCCGCCGCGTCGGTCCGCAACGATTCCATTACCTGAGTTGAGGACGCCACGCTCTTTTATTTGACTATACCGGGGCCGTCGCCGAGACGGGTCGGCGCGGATCAACCGTACCGTTCCTCGTTCCAGGGGTTCGCCGAGGCGGAGTAGCCGCGCTGCTCCCAGTATCCCCGCTCGGACTCGGTGAGGAACTCGACGCCGTCGACCCACTTTGCTCCTTTGTAGGCGTACTTGTGCGGCGTGAGGACTCGAAGCGGACCGCCGTGGGGTTCGGGCAGCGGCTCGCCGTCCAGCCGGTAGGCGAAAAGCACCGACTCGCGCATACAGTCCGAGAGCGGAAGGTCCGTGGTGTAGCCGTCGAGAGCGTGAAAGAGCACGTGCGTCGCGTCGTCTCGAACCCCGGCCGCCGCCGCCAGCGTCGGAAACGGGACCCCGGTGAATTCGCGGTCGAACGTACTCCATCCCGTGACGCAGTGGAAGTCCTGTCGCTGGGTCGTCGCGGGGAGGTCCCGGAACTCCTCGAAGTCGAACGTGCGCTCCGTCTCGACGGCACCCCAGACGTCGAACGACCACGTTTCGCGCTTCCAGGAGGGCGTCCCGCTCTTCGAGAGCACGGGGAAGTCCTCAGTCTCGCGCTGTCCCGGTGGGAGGCGAGAGTCACCGAACTCCTCGTAGATGTCCGTCACGTCCTCGTCCATACCTGTTCTCCTGGCGCGAGGCACCTTACGCTGCCGTTCTTGATCGCTAGCTGGACGGTGCTGGCAGCGTAGCCGCGACCGACACTGATTCTGTCTCCAGGGAATGCGGTAAATGAGAATAATTATGCGCTGATTAAAAAATCTGTATTCCTATTTTGGTAACTATACTTTTCTTATCCCGGAAACTTCGCCGCAGGCTTTAAATAACCCGGCTCCAAACCCCCTCACGTTCAGATGCCCAAGGTGAACATCAACGTCCCCGAACACCTCGAGATGCAGATCGCACAACTCGTCGACCAGGGCGAGTTCGTCAACCGGGAGGAAGCCATCGAGGAACTGCTCTCCACAGGTCTGCGAGCGTTCAAAACGAGCGGCCCGATGGACGAAGACGATCGCTTCGAAGACGACGGAATGATGGGCCACGAGGACGAGTACGTCTTCTGACCGTGTCAGTTCCCACCAATAATCCTTAAATCGATCTCTTACGTATCCACGTCTATGCACAAAGACGAGCTCTTGGAACTGCACGAGCAGATGGTGACCATCAAGGACAACTTCGCCGCGCGCGAAAACGTCGACGGCAGCATCTTCGACAAGTACGAGAACCTCGACGTCGACCCCTCACACGTGCACAAGTCCAAGAGCGAGCACAAACACGCCGTCTTCGTGCTCGGAAACGCGCTCGCGACCGCGATGAGCGAGGACGAGTTCTCGAACGCCGGGCGCGTGGGCAAACGGATGGAGGAACTCGCCAAAGACGCCGAGGGGAAACTCTGATTTTCGGTCCGGACGCCAGGCAGCGACTCTCGCGACGTGCATACACACCCCGGTGGTAGTCCGATGACCGTCTCCGGGTTCCCGGTCGAAACGACGTAGTTTCTTAACCGCCCGGTCTCTCCCCACAGACGATGGAGTCCCTCCCGGCGGAGTTGCTGCTACGCGTCGGCGTCGTGGCCGCACTGCTTTTCTCTCTCGGGGTCGTTTTCGTCGTCGATCGGCCGTCTACGTTCGGCGCGCGACTCCGGCGACGGTTCGTCCTCGGCGTCCCGTGGGGCACGCTCGTCTCCGCCGGGTTCGTGCTCGCGGTCTATCTCTTCCTCCAGGGCGGGTACGAGTACTGGTACTCCCCCGTCACGATCCCGTTCCGTGCCTGGTCGTACTTATATCCGCTCGGAATCGCCAGCGCCGCGTTCTCACACAGCGGCGCGGGACATCTCATTGGCAACCTCGTCGGGACGCTGACGCTCGCGCCGCTGGCGGAATACGCCTGGGGACACTTCCCGCGCGAGCGCGGGTCACAGTCGTTCGGTTCACTGCGGACGAACCCCTACGTCCGGGCGTTCGCTGTCTTTCCGGCCGCCGTACTCGTCGTGGGGCTACTCACCTCGATATTCGCGATCGGTCCAATCATCGGCTTTTCCGGCGTCGTCTTCGCGTTCGCCGGCGTCGCCCTCGTCAACTACCCGCTGGGGACCGTCGTCGCACTCGCCAGCGGTGGGGCGCTTCGATTGGTGTACAACACCCTCCGGACGCCGGTGCTCACCGCGAGCGGCCGTCCGGGGTACATCACGCCGTGGTGGGCCGACATCGCCATCCAGGGCCACGCGCTCGGGCTACTTATCGGCGTCCTCCTCGGCCTCGTGGTCGTCCGGGCCCGGTCGCGGGACGCCCGACCGAGCGCGCGGCGCCTCTGGCTGGGGACGATCCTCGTCGCCGTCGAACAGTCGCTGTGGGCCGTCTACTGGTTCCGCGGCGGCGAAACGTACGTGCTGTATCGGGCCGTAGGCGTGATGCTCGTCGCGGCGCTCGCGCTCGTCGTCGCCTTCGCCGTCGTCGCTCGCGACGACCCGCTCTTCACCCGGGCACTCGGCGGCGACAGCGAGGTGCAACGCGCCTCTGCGAGCCGGACGAAGACCGGCGACAGCGGCGCCGTCCGCAACTGGCAGGTGGCCGCCGTGGTCCTCCTGCTTTCGACGGCGGCCGTCGCGGGTCCCGCGGTCCCCGCGAACCTCTTTACCGCCAGTTCCGGGGAGCTCCCGGGCGAAGAACGGACCGTGCGCGACTACGAGGTGACGTACGCCGAGGACGTCGAGAACGGCCTCGTCGCGGTCGTCGACGTCGAGGCCTTCGGCGAGACGACCGCGGTCAACACCTCGGGCGTCATCGTCCGTAGCGAACGGCGCGGCATCTGGACGACGGCGGTCACGAAAGGTCGGCTCGCCTTCGACGGCCAGGTCGCCGTCCGCCTCGGCGGCGTCGGGTGGCGCGAGACGGTCTACGCCGAGCGGGACGGCTGGAACGTGCTCGGGAACGGGACGGCCTACCGCGTCGCGCTCGGCGACAACGAGTCGGGTCGGGTCGTGTACACGTCCGATCCCGTGACCGCGGCGCCGACGCTCGCAAACCGGAACGTCTCCGTCGTCCCGACACGGAACGGGTACTTCCTCCGCGTCGATCGCGGCAACCAGTCCCTCAGCGCTCAGATGCCGGCGAAGAACGAGTCGGTCACGGTCAACGGGCTGACGTTCACGCGCAACGAGTCCCGCGTGTTCGTCACCTACGACGGGACTCGGCTACAGTTACTCGCGAAAGAGAGCTACGAGTGAGCCCCGCCGAACGGGTCCGCGCTACGCCCCGGGGCTGTCGTCCGCCAGGCCGTCGGCTTCGCCCGCACTGCCGGCCCACTCGATCCGGTAGACCTCGGCCTCGATCTCCTCTGTGTCGGCCTCGTGGAAGTCGAACTGTCGCTCCAGGGAGAGCGCCGCTTGGAAGGCGTGCGTGACCTCGCCACCGTGATCGGCCGCGAAAGACTCGACGAACTCCCGGGATCCCGCGTTGTGAACCGAATAGGAGACCTCCGATATCGACGCGGCGGTTTCGAGGAAGGCCCGGTCGGCGTGTTCGTTCCCGTGCTGGGCGCCGAACGGCGGATTCATCAGGACGGTCGTCGGTCCGTCGGGGCAGATCGGCGCGCGCGTCGCGTCGGCGTGGATCCAGTCGATCGGCGTTCGCGTCCCGACTCGTCGACGGTTTTCCGCGGCCGTGGAAAGCGCCGCGCGGTCGACGTCGAGGCCGACGACCCGCGCCGGGCCTCTGAGCGCGGCCCCGAGCGCCAACATCCCGGTACCGGTCCCCAGATCGACGACCAACCGGTCCGCGACGTCCCCGTTCAGATCCGCGACGTGGACGACGTGGGCGGCCAACTCCGGCGGCGTGGGATACTGTTCGAGATCCGCCTGCGGGTCCTCGAACCCCGCGACGACCGCCAGTTGCGTCTCCAGCGCCGACTTCGTTCCCATCAGGATCGCCCCCCGAGCCCCGTGTCAGCGACCCCGCCAGCCGAGGCGACTGCCCGGGCGAAACGGAGCGGCGTGAAGATCGGTTTCATCGCGGTAGGATTTTCCCCGAGAGCATAAAAACCCGGCCCCACGCGAGGCGCTGAGTCCGTTGGGCCAGTCTCGCACTTCGACGGTCCTTAGCCACCGGAAACGACGTGCAGGCCCGTGATACCGACGACGATCAGGCCGATGAAGGCCACGCGCAGGAGCGACGCCGGTTCGTCGAAGAGGACGACGCCCAAAGAGGCCGTTCCGACGGCTCCGATGCCGGTCCAGACGGCGTACGCCGTGCCGATCGGGAGGTCCTCGACGGCCCTGGCCAGAAGCACCATACTGGCGACGATGGCGATCCCGGTTGCGAGCGTCGGCACCGGCTTCGAGAAGCCCTCCGAGTACTCGAGACCGATCGCCCAGCCGATCTCGAACAGGCCCGCGAGCAGCAGGAGATACCACGACATACCGCTCTCTCCGCTCTCGTTCGGGCTATAGGTTTTGTTGTTCCGACGACCGCGGCTTGCGACGGTCGACCGCTGCCGTCAGGGGCTCCGACGGTTTGGCGGCGGCATTAGTACGAACGCCGGCGTCAGTACGAGCGCCGCAGGACCGTCGATCCGGCGGTGTCGCGCACGAGAACGACGTCGCCGCCGTTGTTCCAGACGGCTCCGCCCGCGC encodes:
- a CDS encoding UPF0058 family protein encodes the protein MHKDELLELHEQMVTIKDNFAARENVDGSIFDKYENLDVDPSHVHKSKSEHKHAVFVLGNALATAMSEDEFSNAGRVGKRMEELAKDAEGKL
- the menD gene encoding 2-succinyl-5-enolpyruvyl-6-hydroxy-3-cyclohexene-1-carboxylic-acid synthase → MTGRNSGDGPDRNRDPNRNALWARVLVDELVAAGVDAVCLSPGSRSTPLTVAFDRHEDVHVFSHLDERSSAYFALGRARRTGEVTPLVCTSGTAAANYHPAVIEASQSRVPLLLLTADRPPEIRDSGANQTIDQEKLYGDAVRWYRDVAEPEATPRKLRSLRTTAARAVAKATGTPAGPVHLNFPFRKPLEPTPVEGDVPADLPAPAIEGRDGPFVDAAAGVPELDDDALRELASELSEPRGLLVAGPADAPGLDSEAVAAFAHASGFPVLADPLSGVRYGGLVRTTPVIGGYDGFLGERVREAWPDPDVVVRVGASPTSKPLRKYLAAVDARQYVVDPAAGWREAEFTATDLIVADPSRLLGRLSRLLAGPGSDAWRERWTGAEAAHAAVLDAEDAFCEGRILADVVDLAPDPATVFVSNSMPVRDLDRFGAPTTGSLTPLGNRGASGIDGIVSTALGAGSATTDDLTLVTGDLAYYHDMNGLLALGRCDVEATVVLVNNDGGGIFHMLPIEAYDPPFTPQFVTPHGLDFGPTEDLYDLSFARVEGEDREGFREAYAEATRRDGSHVVEVVTDAESSHEVREDLRQRAVERVLDETT
- a CDS encoding 1,4-dihydroxy-2-naphthoate polyprenyltransferase is translated as MSTQEVTKRQAWVMAARPQTLPAAASPVVVGTGIAVHDGVFAVLPALAALVGAGLIQIGTNFANDYYDHVKGADTEEREGFTRVTAGGLIDPETVKRAMYLTFAASILLGTYLVYVGGVPILVIGLLSVASGIAYTGGPYPLGYHGLGDLFVFVFFGLVAVAGTYYVQAAAVLAAPFPVGIPPETLPLAVLVAALPVAALSTDILVVNNVRDKEEDATTGKRTLAVRFGYGFARAEFLSMLLLAYAVPLWFVRQPGFTAAVALPYLTLPYAVGITRTVLEETEGKVLNPTLERTGRLLAAYAVLFAVGLSFTTLPL
- a CDS encoding 1,4-dihydroxy-2-naphthoyl-CoA synthase — encoded protein: MVSELFDDARWEQIAGADAFDDITYHRAVDESAVRIAFDRPEKRNAFRPGTVDELYAALDDARKRADVGCVLLTGNGPSSKDGGWAFCAGGDQSVRGESGYEYRDDDEADEADDPLVREAKAGRLHILEVQRLIRFMPKPVVAVVPGWAVGGGHSLHVICDLTLASAEHAKFLQTDPDVASFDGGFGSAYLAKQVGQKKAREVFFRGKTYSAEEAVEMGMANEAIPHEELEEVALEWAAEMTDKSPTAIRMLKYAFNLTDDGLVGQQIFSGEATRLAYMTEEAQEGRDAFLEKRDPDFSGYPWHY
- a CDS encoding sulfite oxidase-like oxidoreductase; amino-acid sequence: MDEDVTDIYEEFGDSRLPPGQRETEDFPVLSKSGTPSWKRETWSFDVWGAVETERTFDFEEFRDLPATTQRQDFHCVTGWSTFDREFTGVPFPTLAAAAGVRDDATHVLFHALDGYTTDLPLSDCMRESVLFAYRLDGEPLPEPHGGPLRVLTPHKYAYKGAKWVDGVEFLTESERGYWEQRGYSASANPWNEERYG
- a CDS encoding mandelate racemase/muconate lactonizing enzyme family protein; the protein is MQYEPFSLDLRSPLSTAAGAISRRDGFLVRVERGGVVGLGEATPLPGWTESHEDCVAALAAGRRPESILGELDDAGRPSHPAARHGVELAVADAAARAVDESLAAFLADRDPPETVPVNATVGDGSVDATAEATREAVDEGFGAIKVKVGARDPDVDEARLRAVRDAAGDGVELRADANGAWDVGTAIRLIDVAADLDFAYVEQPLGASEVEAHADLRGRGVEIALDESVAALGPERIFDADAADVVVCKPMALGGPIRTLDVARRASQRGVKSVVTTTIDAVVARAGAVHVAAALPDRTACGLATGSMLADDLAPDPAPVEDGRIHVPEGPGLAGDAFAALRDPSG
- a CDS encoding ribbon-helix-helix domain-containing protein — encoded protein: MPKVNINVPEHLEMQIAQLVDQGEFVNREEAIEELLSTGLRAFKTSGPMDEDDRFEDDGMMGHEDEYVF
- a CDS encoding isochorismate synthase, with amino-acid sequence MESLRTDAAETTLVSRSVPIATPSFRAVLRDADAPRTVWSAPGEATVVGSGAAATLTADGSDRFASIREASESLFASGDVHAGTEAARPRLFGGFAFHGDSASGSPWEDFPGARFVFPRVQVTWTDDDAWLTVNAVGRDVDPETVESRLDRERDRIATLADPDPSVDPPGVTDRRRTTPRSEWRSGVEAVVSRIRSGDLRKVVLAQALDVDLAGRLSLPDVLSRLGRAYPECYRFLVEPEPSESRPQPSFFGATPERLVSLRGRTVETDALAGTTGRGETPAEDEWLAQELARDEKNAHEHDLVAETIEEQLSPFAGTVSAGSRRIKRLATVQHLWTPITATLDRDEHVLSLVEALHPTPAVGGLPPERALETIRDTEPFDRGWYAAPVGWIDAAGYGTFAVALRSAVVRGDTATLFAGVGIVADSDPDREWDEVQLKYRPILDELEREER